The following are encoded together in the Candidatus Eisenbacteria bacterium genome:
- a CDS encoding uridine kinase, whose amino-acid sequence MVSHSQRRGILIGIAGGTGAGKTLVAQSIAQDLGSESVLLLEQDSYYKDLHHIPLGERENRNFDHPDAFDRDLLRTHLEKLLAGGEADMPVYDMRTHTRVSQPLRIQGRRIIMLDGLLVLEDPGLRHLMDIKIYVDADPDIRFIRRLKRDLTERGRTLDQVIRQYESSVRPMHLQFVEPSKRYADLVIPEGGYNFVAIDLIKTKIRSLLAETA is encoded by the coding sequence ATGGTTTCGCATTCCCAGCGCCGGGGAATCCTGATCGGAATCGCGGGCGGAACCGGCGCCGGCAAGACCCTCGTCGCGCAATCAATCGCCCAGGACCTGGGAAGCGAATCGGTCCTGCTCCTGGAGCAGGACTCCTATTACAAAGACCTCCACCACATTCCGCTCGGGGAACGCGAGAATCGGAACTTCGACCACCCTGACGCTTTCGATCGCGATCTCTTGCGCACCCACTTGGAGAAGCTTCTCGCGGGAGGCGAGGCGGACATGCCGGTCTACGACATGCGCACCCACACGCGCGTGAGCCAGCCGCTCCGGATCCAGGGACGCCGCATCATCATGCTCGACGGCCTGCTGGTGCTCGAGGATCCCGGGCTCCGCCACTTGATGGACATCAAGATCTACGTCGATGCCGACCCCGACATTCGATTCATCCGCCGCCTGAAGCGCGATCTCACCGAGCGCGGCCGCACGCTGGATCAGGTGATCCGCCAATACGAATCCAGCGTGCGCCCGATGCACCTGCAGTTCGTCGAGCCCTCGAAGCGCTACGCCGACCTCGTGATCCCCGAGGGGGGCTACAACTTCGTCGCGATCGACCTCATCAAGACCAAGATCCGCTCCCTCCTCGCCGAGACGGCATGA
- the hpt gene encoding hypoxanthine phosphoribosyltransferase — protein MEVLIGSDAIQSRVREIGKQIARDHPEGAPLLIGVLRGCVIFMADLMKSLPIPHEIDFISISSYEHSSLSSGTPRLVKDIGRDIAGRDVIIVEDIVDTGYTLEFLRRTFLARNPASLKTVALLDKRPRRECPVPIDYIGFEIPDRFVVGYGLDFAERFRHLPYIAALSPEELTPRPAVRSLGAA, from the coding sequence ATGGAAGTCCTGATCGGCAGCGACGCTATCCAGAGCCGGGTCCGCGAGATCGGAAAGCAGATCGCGCGCGACCACCCAGAGGGCGCCCCGCTTTTGATCGGGGTGCTCCGCGGGTGCGTCATCTTCATGGCCGACCTCATGAAAAGCCTTCCGATTCCCCACGAGATCGACTTCATCAGCATCTCCAGCTACGAGCATTCGTCCTTGTCCTCGGGGACGCCACGGCTCGTGAAGGACATCGGGCGCGACATCGCGGGCCGCGACGTGATCATCGTCGAGGACATCGTGGACACCGGCTACACGCTGGAATTCCTGCGCCGGACGTTTCTCGCGCGGAACCCGGCCTCCCTCAAGACCGTGGCGCTCCTCGACAAGAGACCGCGTCGCGAGTGCCCGGTGCCTATCGACTACATTGGATTTGAGATCCCGGATCGCTTCGTGGTGGGCTACGGCCTCGATTTCGCGGAGCGTTTCCGGCACCTTCCCTACATCGCCGCGCTCTCCCCCGAGGAGCTTACGCCCCGGCCGGCCGTCCGCTCCCTGGGAGCGGCGTAG
- a CDS encoding CPBP family intramembrane metalloprotease: MGPLLHAWDAWLLCLVLAGVVPFHGLLAYGRLKSGPDPIPTQAKLRLYATIVVMEWALVALTLAVLGHHGLTLGDLGQRIANPRLTLLATLLGLLGLGAITALNVRQIRGAPPEELKRAVGRARKFVPVGPAEVAAFTFVALTAGICEEILYRGWLVSFLGAAFGSIWTGLIVAAFLFGLGHAYQGRQGILATGVLGLFFGGMFVAAKSLVPGQVLHAAIDLVNGVLAGGLVRRLGAMSGGPGGAPGPVDPTPPPTAT; encoded by the coding sequence GTGGGGCCACTCCTCCACGCGTGGGATGCCTGGCTCCTCTGCCTGGTGCTCGCAGGGGTCGTCCCCTTCCACGGGCTTCTCGCCTACGGGCGATTGAAGTCGGGGCCCGACCCGATCCCGACCCAGGCCAAGCTCCGCCTCTACGCCACGATCGTCGTCATGGAGTGGGCCCTCGTCGCGCTGACCTTGGCCGTCCTCGGCCACCACGGGCTCACGCTCGGCGATCTGGGACAGCGAATCGCGAATCCCAGGCTCACGCTCCTCGCGACCTTGCTCGGTCTTCTGGGGCTCGGCGCGATCACCGCCCTGAACGTCCGGCAGATCCGCGGCGCCCCGCCTGAAGAGCTCAAGCGCGCGGTCGGGCGCGCGCGCAAGTTCGTGCCGGTTGGACCCGCGGAGGTCGCCGCGTTCACATTCGTCGCGCTGACGGCGGGGATCTGCGAGGAGATTCTCTACCGGGGGTGGCTCGTGAGCTTCCTGGGAGCGGCGTTCGGCTCGATCTGGACCGGCCTCATCGTCGCGGCGTTTCTATTCGGGCTCGGCCACGCGTATCAGGGGAGACAGGGGATTCTGGCGACGGGGGTCCTGGGGCTCTTCTTCGGGGGGATGTTCGTGGCCGCCAAGAGCCTCGTGCCGGGGCAGGTGCTCCACGCCGCGATCGACCTCGTGAACGGGGTTCTGGCGGGCGGTCTCGTGAGGAGGCTCGGGGCGATGTCGGGCGGTCCGGGAGGGGCGCCGGGGCCCGTCGACCCGACCCCGCCGCCTACCGCAACGTGA
- a CDS encoding purine-nucleoside phosphorylase — protein sequence MRARRTVGIRAGDPDGGGARPLAHASPLCSGRGAGWDRSGCRAVRAGARVRDPLLPPRAPGIGVTAIASGSGRLVTRAPALDPEEALQVIRRRTTLVPKVALVLGSGLGILAEGVAWEATLSTEEIPGLPRSTVAGHSSRLLFGRWSGRAVVVAQGRAHLYEGYTAEEVTRAVRLFATLGARSLVLTNAAGGIASRMTPGTLMLVEDHVNLQWRAPGRVAGRAAPGATGGARAKPGPGPTAPPNQRGLTSRPVYSRDLLAKAARAAVNAGVRAERGILGVTLGPSYETPAEIAMLERMGADAVCMSTAAEVAAANEIALPVACISCVTNWAAGKSPVRLKHEDVTAGVAAAAPALRSVIERLILSLA from the coding sequence GTGCGTGCTCGCCGGACGGTGGGGATTCGTGCCGGGGATCCTGATGGCGGCGGGGCCCGCCCTCTTGCGCACGCTTCGCCCTTATGCTCCGGCCGGGGCGCCGGGTGGGATCGCTCTGGATGCCGCGCCGTTCGTGCTGGCGCTCGTGTACGTGATCCTCTTCTCCCGCCGCGCGCTCCGGGCATCGGCGTCACCGCAATCGCGTCTGGATCCGGACGTCTTGTGACGCGGGCCCCGGCCCTCGATCCCGAGGAGGCGCTCCAGGTCATCCGCCGCCGCACCACCCTCGTGCCGAAGGTGGCGCTCGTGCTCGGGAGCGGCCTCGGCATCCTGGCCGAGGGGGTCGCCTGGGAGGCAACGCTCTCGACGGAGGAGATCCCCGGCCTTCCGCGCTCCACCGTCGCGGGGCACTCGAGCCGTCTTCTCTTCGGGCGCTGGTCGGGACGCGCGGTCGTGGTCGCGCAAGGGCGGGCGCACCTCTACGAGGGGTACACCGCCGAGGAGGTCACCCGCGCGGTGAGGCTCTTCGCCACGCTCGGCGCACGATCTCTCGTGCTGACCAATGCGGCGGGAGGCATCGCGTCTCGGATGACGCCCGGAACCCTGATGCTGGTCGAAGATCACGTCAATCTCCAATGGCGGGCGCCCGGCCGCGTTGCCGGGCGCGCGGCTCCTGGGGCCACAGGCGGAGCGCGGGCCAAGCCGGGCCCGGGCCCGACCGCCCCGCCGAACCAGCGCGGGCTCACGTCGCGCCCGGTCTACTCGCGGGATCTCCTCGCCAAGGCGGCGCGCGCCGCGGTGAACGCGGGCGTGCGCGCCGAGCGCGGGATCTTGGGCGTGACCCTCGGGCCCTCCTACGAAACGCCCGCCGAGATCGCGATGCTCGAGCGGATGGGCGCGGACGCCGTCTGCATGTCCACGGCGGCCGAGGTCGCCGCCGCGAACGAGATCGCGTTGCCGGTCGCGTGCATCTCGTGCGTCACCAACTGGGCGGCCGGAAAAAGCCCCGTTCGATTGAAGCACGAGGACGTCACGGCCGGCGTCGCCGCCGCGGCGCCCGCGCTCCGCTCCGTCATCGAGCGGCTCATCCTCTCGCTGGCGTAG